One genomic region from Paraburkholderia azotifigens encodes:
- a CDS encoding CoA pyrophosphatase: MTAPSRPSRPVFDPESLPVEPADVDLPAIAPDRLTPERLRARFEQNLPWEQESREVRWRETGDPRVAAVLVPLVVREEELTVLLTQRTAHLNDHAGQVSFPGGRHEPHDATTTATALREAQEEVGLEPSRVEVLGSLPEYLTGTGFRVTPVVGLVHPPFTVQADTFEVAEIFEVPLRFLMDPKNHEVRVLTWEGGDRRFFAMPYPRGTPGGTGADYFIWGATAGMLRNFYRFLAA; this comes from the coding sequence TTGACCGCGCCTTCCCGTCCTTCCCGTCCCGTTTTTGACCCCGAGAGCTTGCCTGTCGAACCGGCAGACGTCGATCTGCCCGCCATCGCGCCCGATCGTCTGACACCCGAGCGCTTGCGCGCGCGCTTCGAACAAAATTTGCCCTGGGAGCAGGAATCGCGCGAAGTGCGCTGGCGCGAAACGGGCGATCCGCGGGTGGCAGCCGTGCTCGTACCGCTCGTCGTGCGTGAAGAAGAGCTTACTGTGCTGCTCACGCAACGCACCGCACATCTGAACGATCACGCAGGCCAGGTCAGTTTCCCCGGCGGACGACACGAACCGCACGACGCCACAACGACGGCAACGGCGTTACGCGAAGCACAGGAAGAAGTGGGACTGGAGCCGTCGCGAGTCGAGGTGCTCGGCTCATTGCCGGAATATCTGACGGGCACGGGGTTCCGCGTGACGCCTGTCGTCGGTCTCGTGCATCCGCCGTTTACGGTGCAGGCCGACACCTTCGAGGTCGCGGAAATCTTCGAAGTCCCGCTGCGCTTCCTGATGGATCCGAAGAACCACGAAGTGCGCGTGCTGACATGGGAAGGCGGCGATCGTCGTTTTTTTGCAATGCCCTATCCGCGCGGCACGCCAGGCGGAACAGGCGCCGATTACTTCATCTGGGGCGCAACGGCAGGCATGTTGCGCAATTTCTATCGCTTCCTCGCCGCTTGA
- the rplS gene encoding 50S ribosomal protein L19 — MNLIAKLEQEEIERALAGKTIPEFAPGDTVIVSVNVVEGNRKRVQAYEGVVIAKRNRGLNSSFIVRKISSGEGVERTFQTYSPLLASIVVKRRGDVRRAKLYYLRERSGKSARIKEKLVSKDRAAQA; from the coding sequence ATGAATCTGATTGCAAAACTCGAGCAGGAAGAAATCGAGCGCGCGCTCGCAGGCAAAACCATTCCCGAATTCGCTCCCGGCGATACGGTGATCGTGAGCGTTAACGTGGTTGAAGGTAACCGCAAGCGCGTTCAGGCCTACGAAGGCGTCGTGATCGCGAAGCGTAACCGTGGCCTCAACTCGTCGTTCATCGTCCGCAAGATTTCGTCGGGCGAAGGCGTTGAGCGTACGTTCCAGACGTATTCGCCGCTGCTGGCAAGCATCGTCGTGAAGCGTCGTGGCGATGTGCGTCGTGCAAAGCTGTACTACCTGCGCGAGCGTTCGGGCAAGTCGGCTCGAATCAAAGAGAAGCTGGTGTCGAAAGACCGCGCTGCTCAAGCGTAA
- the trmD gene encoding tRNA (guanosine(37)-N1)-methyltransferase TrmD, giving the protein MQFDIVTLFPEMFRALTDWGITSRAAKQERYGLRTWNPRDFTTDNYRTIDDRPYGGGPGMVMLAKPLEDAINAAKAAQAEQGIGGARVVMMSPQGDTLNHDKVMRFAAEPGLILLCGRYEAIDQRLIDRVVDEEVSLGDFVLSGGELPAMALIDAVVRHLPGVLNDAQSAVQDSFVDGLLDCPHYTRPEEYDGVRVPDVLLGGHHAEIEQWRRREALRNTLHKRPDLIVQARKNKLLSRADEAWLANLAKDASKP; this is encoded by the coding sequence ATGCAGTTCGATATCGTTACGCTCTTTCCTGAAATGTTTCGCGCGCTGACCGACTGGGGCATCACGAGCCGCGCGGCGAAGCAGGAGCGTTATGGTTTGCGTACGTGGAATCCGCGCGATTTCACGACCGACAACTACCGCACAATCGACGATCGCCCGTACGGCGGCGGCCCCGGCATGGTAATGCTGGCCAAACCGCTGGAAGATGCGATCAACGCCGCGAAAGCGGCGCAGGCGGAGCAGGGCATCGGTGGCGCGCGCGTCGTGATGATGTCGCCGCAAGGCGACACGCTCAATCACGACAAGGTTATGCGCTTTGCCGCTGAGCCCGGTCTGATTCTGTTGTGCGGCCGCTATGAGGCGATCGATCAGCGTCTGATCGATCGCGTCGTCGACGAAGAAGTCAGCCTTGGCGACTTCGTGCTGTCGGGCGGCGAGTTGCCGGCCATGGCGTTGATCGACGCCGTCGTGCGACATCTGCCGGGCGTGCTGAACGATGCACAATCGGCGGTGCAGGACAGCTTCGTCGATGGTTTGCTGGATTGTCCGCACTACACGCGTCCCGAGGAATACGACGGCGTGCGTGTGCCTGATGTGCTGCTCGGCGGCCATCATGCGGAAATCGAGCAATGGCGGCGGCGCGAGGCATTGCGCAACACGTTGCACAAGCGGCCTGATCTGATCGTTCAGGCCAGAAAGAACAAGTTGTTGAGCCGTGCCGACGAGGCGTGGCTCGCAAATCTCGCGAAGGACGCATCGAAGCCTTGA
- the rimM gene encoding ribosome maturation factor RimM (Essential for efficient processing of 16S rRNA) gives MSERDSGSSGRAKAKTQPGAKASFGAFVRKPVEKVVANAAEAQEARAESAEGWPEDAVEVGAIVDAYGLKGWVKVAAHADAGQGGDALLSAKRWWLEKGRERKSAPRLQSKVHGDSIVAQLGGTADRDAAFALRGHRVYVRRSDFPALGTDEYYWVDLLGLDVINEAGVELGKVADLIDNGAQSVLRVEYPATGKDGRPVTGERLIPFVGVYVKTVDQATKKIIVDWEADY, from the coding sequence ATGTCGGAGCGTGATTCGGGTAGTTCAGGTCGCGCGAAGGCGAAAACGCAGCCAGGCGCGAAAGCGTCATTTGGTGCGTTCGTCCGCAAGCCGGTCGAGAAGGTCGTGGCGAACGCCGCAGAGGCGCAGGAAGCTCGCGCTGAGTCGGCGGAAGGCTGGCCTGAAGACGCAGTGGAAGTCGGCGCAATCGTCGACGCATACGGTCTCAAAGGTTGGGTGAAGGTGGCCGCGCACGCGGACGCCGGTCAGGGCGGCGACGCCTTGCTCAGCGCGAAGCGCTGGTGGCTCGAAAAGGGCCGCGAGCGTAAGTCGGCGCCCCGCCTGCAGTCAAAGGTTCACGGCGACAGCATCGTTGCGCAACTGGGCGGCACTGCCGACCGCGATGCTGCGTTCGCGTTGCGCGGTCACCGCGTCTACGTGCGCCGCAGCGATTTTCCTGCGCTCGGAACCGACGAATATTACTGGGTTGACCTGCTGGGCCTCGATGTCATCAATGAGGCAGGCGTTGAACTCGGCAAAGTTGCAGATCTGATCGACAACGGTGCGCAGTCAGTGTTGCGCGTCGAGTATCCGGCCACTGGCAAAGACGGCAGGCCGGTCACCGGCGAGCGCCTGATTCCATTTGTCGGTGTCTATGTCAAAACGGTGGATCAGGCGACGAAGAAGATCATCGTCGACTGGGAAGCCGATTACTAA
- the rpsP gene encoding 30S ribosomal protein S16, with the protein MVIIRLARGGSKKRPFYNIVATDSRSRRDGRFIERVGFYNPVATKGESLRIAQDRLTYWQGVGAQLSPTVQRLVKEAQKAQPAA; encoded by the coding sequence ATGGTCATCATCCGCTTGGCTCGTGGCGGCTCGAAGAAGCGCCCTTTCTACAACATCGTCGCAACCGATTCGCGTAGCCGTCGTGACGGCCGCTTCATCGAGCGCGTTGGCTTCTACAACCCGGTCGCTACGAAGGGTGAGTCGCTGCGTATCGCTCAAGATCGCCTGACGTACTGGCAAGGCGTTGGCGCGCAACTGTCGCCGACCGTCCAGCGTCTGGTGAAGGAAGCGCAAAAGGCGCAACCGGCTGCTTAA